The Vicinamibacteria bacterium sequence TGCTCCATTCTCTCGCATCGCCGCCTGTTTGCCTGCACCCACCCGGGCATCATAGTCGGAGTCGTCGACGCTCGATTCCGGCGAAAAGCTCGAGAGGCTCCTTCCCTCTTTAAGTGTTCAATTCCGTGGCGGGACCTGTGTTCGAGCCGCCACGGCTCGGGCTGCGCGGCAGGCGCGCCCGGCTCCCGCCTGCGCCCTTCGGGCTTCGGCGTGGCCCTGATTGCTCGCGAGTGCGTTTCGTGGCATTCTCCGCGCCGGCTTCGTGTTGCTGTCGGCAATTGAAGTTGTGGTCCGAGGACATTGGAGAATGGCGAATCCCTACATCACGCCCGCTCTGTTCAGGTTCTTTCGAGAGCTGGACAAGAACAACAATCGTGATTGGTTTCAAAAGAACAAATCTCGTTACGAACGCACGGTCCGAGATCCTCTACTCGCTTTCGTATCCGATTTCGCTCCGAGGCTCAAACGCATCAGTCCCTATCTTGTCGCCGACTCAAGACCCAACGGAGGCGCGCTTTTCCGGATTTACCGCGACGTGCGCTTCTCGAAGGACAAGACGCCGTACAAGACGCACGCTGGCCTGCGCTTCCCGCACGAAGACGGGCGCAACGTGCACGCGCCCGGCTACTACCTTCATCTCGAGCCGGGCTCGGTCTTCGCCGGTGGCGGTATCTGGCATCCGGACGGGGCGGTGCTTCGTCAAGTCCGAAACGCCATCGTCGCGGATCCCAAGGGATGGAAGCGAGCGACCTCGAGGTGCACGCTCGGAGGCGATTCATTACGCAAGCCCCCGCGGGGTTACGATCCGGAGCATCCTCTGATTTCGGACTTGAAACGCAAGGACTTCGTCGCATACAGACTCTTCACCGAGCGCGAAGCTTGCGATGGGAGCTTCCCGCGCCAGTTCGCCGACGCGTGCAGAACGATGAAGCCGCTCATGGCGTTTCTGACCCGGGCGGTGGGCGCGGACTTGTGAGCGGCTCTCAGCGCAGACCGTTTCGCGCGAGCAGTCGATGGAAATGAGCTCGGTTGACTCCGGCCCTGCGGGCAGCGTCGCTCACGTTGCCGCCACTCTGCTCCAGCAGTCCTTCCAGGTATCGTCGCTCGAATGTTCCGACCCATCGTCGCCTCGCCGCGGCGAGCGGCTCGCCCAAATCCAACTCCGGTAGGACCTCGGACCGGGCCTCCTCGACCCTGGGTCCCATACGGCCGAAGAGCAGGCACCTCTCGATGTGATTTCGCAGCTCACGGACGTTGCCAGGCCAGGTGTGTCTCGCGAGCTCGTCGAGAAACGTCTCGCTCAACACTTCCTCGCTAAAACGCGAGCTCTGCGAGCCGAGATCGTCGAGAAGGTGCGCCACGAGCAAGGGAATGTCCTCCCGTCGCTCGCGAAGAGGAGGCAGCTCGACCTCGGCTACAGCGAGACGATAGTAGAGGTCGGAGCGAAAGGAGCGCGCATTCACCTCTTCGAGCAAATTCCTGTTGGTGGCGGCGATGATCCGGACGTCAGTGGCAATCGATCCACTGCCACCCAGTCGGCGAATCTCTCGCCGCTCGAGCGCGCGAAGAAGTTTGGGCTGCAGATCCAGGCTCAGCTCTCCGATCTCATCGAGAAAGAGCGTTCCTCCCGAGGCCCGCTCGAACGCCCCTTTGTGCTCTCGCTCCGCTCCGGTGAAAGCCCCTCGCTCGTGGCCGAAGAGCTCGCTCTCGAGAAGAGTTCCGGGAATCGCGCCGCAGTCCACGACGACGAAGGGGCCGTCACGACGAGAGCTGACGATGTGCACCGACTCTGCCGCCACGTCCTTTCCCGTCCCGGTCTCCCCCGTCAGCAAGAGCGTCGAATCGCTCGCGGCCACCCGAGACAAGGCCGCGAAGACCGCTCTCATGGCCTCGGACTCACCGACCAGCGCGCCGAACTGGCTCTCGGCCGACAGGGGTATCGAGACTTGTCCCGAGCCCCGACGAAAACGCAGGACACATCGGCCCAACCCGATGGTGGCTTTTTCCTCGAGGTAGGCCGCGATCACGCGGGTGCCGTTCACGTACGTGCCGTTCAGACTATTCAGGTCCTGGATTACGATCCGTTCGCCCTCGACACGAAACTCGCAGTGAAACCGCGAGACGGTGGGATCGGCCAGCACCAGATCGGAGGAGCGGTCCTTTCCCAGGATGGTCCGCTGCCCCTTCGATTCGAATATCATCCCGGCCGCGGGACCGTCCACGACCTCGACGGAGAACTGCCGCACGAGCGACTCCTCACCTCCATCGGACGAGAGCCTGACGGTGGAGCCCTCTTCGTCGCGCTCCACCGGGGGTGTGTCTTTTTCCGGCATCTTCGTCAGAGACTGCGTTCGAGGAAATCGACGAGC is a genomic window containing:
- a CDS encoding DUF2461 domain-containing protein, with product MANPYITPALFRFFRELDKNNNRDWFQKNKSRYERTVRDPLLAFVSDFAPRLKRISPYLVADSRPNGGALFRIYRDVRFSKDKTPYKTHAGLRFPHEDGRNVHAPGYYLHLEPGSVFAGGGIWHPDGAVLRQVRNAIVADPKGWKRATSRCTLGGDSLRKPPRGYDPEHPLISDLKRKDFVAYRLFTEREACDGSFPRQFADACRTMKPLMAFLTRAVGADL
- a CDS encoding sigma 54-interacting transcriptional regulator, which encodes MPEKDTPPVERDEEGSTVRLSSDGGEESLVRQFSVEVVDGPAAGMIFESKGQRTILGKDRSSDLVLADPTVSRFHCEFRVEGERIVIQDLNSLNGTYVNGTRVIAAYLEEKATIGLGRCVLRFRRGSGQVSIPLSAESQFGALVGESEAMRAVFAALSRVAASDSTLLLTGETGTGKDVAAESVHIVSSRRDGPFVVVDCGAIPGTLLESELFGHERGAFTGAEREHKGAFERASGGTLFLDEIGELSLDLQPKLLRALERREIRRLGGSGSIATDVRIIAATNRNLLEEVNARSFRSDLYYRLAVAEVELPPLRERREDIPLLVAHLLDDLGSQSSRFSEEVLSETFLDELARHTWPGNVRELRNHIERCLLFGRMGPRVEEARSEVLPELDLGEPLAAARRRWVGTFERRYLEGLLEQSGGNVSDAARRAGVNRAHFHRLLARNGLR